Proteins co-encoded in one Arthrobacter alpinus genomic window:
- a CDS encoding sensor histidine kinase produces MLVGVVAGLIGLTLGVFGMLAFGISERSRKLTVDIGEPTLPEGAAEVLSVVGKAYIVIDTVDGVVRASPGAYAFGLVRGHTVVHQELIELAHRVRHDGVIEERDLILPRVILPSAAPLHSQYGAALTAPNGTATAVETAPAAHHSAMAAPGQGTLVIQVRVAPLGEEYILLLADDRTEIARTEAVRNDFVANVSHELKTPVGAISLLAEALESAPEDQATVRRFASRMMTESARLAALVQDIIELSRVQGKDVALVGTDVDINDVIAEAVDRTRLPAQSRNITIALGPRQSALVYGDRSQLVTALRNLIDNAVRYSPENTQVGIGVLVDADVVSVSISDQGDGLSPSDQDRIFERFYRVDAARSRHTGGTGLGLSIVKHIISNHGGEVTLWSAPKLGSTFTVRLPQLSNQSSDGGKHPHADRHPGLI; encoded by the coding sequence TTGGCCTGACCCTTGGTGTATTTGGCATGCTCGCATTTGGTATCAGCGAGCGCTCGCGCAAACTCACTGTGGACATTGGCGAGCCCACTTTGCCGGAAGGTGCCGCCGAGGTGCTCTCCGTGGTGGGCAAGGCCTACATTGTTATTGACACGGTCGACGGCGTGGTGCGGGCCAGTCCCGGAGCTTACGCCTTTGGATTGGTGCGAGGGCACACAGTGGTCCACCAAGAACTTATTGAACTGGCCCACCGAGTCCGTCACGACGGCGTCATTGAAGAGCGCGATCTCATCTTGCCGCGCGTCATCCTGCCCAGTGCAGCCCCTTTGCACTCCCAGTACGGTGCCGCACTCACGGCCCCAAACGGAACCGCCACGGCAGTGGAAACGGCACCGGCTGCGCACCACTCAGCCATGGCGGCACCTGGCCAAGGAACGCTGGTTATTCAGGTACGCGTGGCCCCGCTGGGGGAGGAGTACATCCTGCTCCTGGCTGATGACCGCACCGAAATTGCCCGCACTGAGGCGGTCCGCAATGACTTCGTGGCCAACGTCTCGCACGAGCTAAAAACGCCTGTCGGGGCCATCTCGCTCCTGGCTGAGGCGCTGGAGTCCGCTCCGGAAGATCAGGCCACGGTCCGCCGTTTTGCCTCACGCATGATGACCGAATCGGCCCGGCTCGCAGCCCTGGTCCAAGACATCATCGAGCTCTCACGTGTGCAGGGCAAGGACGTGGCGTTGGTCGGTACCGATGTGGACATCAACGACGTCATTGCCGAAGCCGTGGACCGCACCCGGTTGCCGGCCCAGAGCCGGAATATCACCATCGCGCTAGGCCCCCGCCAGTCCGCACTGGTCTATGGAGACCGCTCCCAGCTGGTGACAGCCCTTCGCAACTTGATCGACAATGCCGTGCGGTACTCCCCGGAAAATACCCAAGTGGGAATCGGTGTCTTAGTGGACGCGGACGTGGTCTCCGTCAGTATCTCCGATCAAGGTGACGGACTGAGCCCCTCCGATCAGGACCGCATCTTCGAGCGCTTCTACCGGGTGGACGCGGCCCGCTCGCGCCACACCGGCGGCACGGGCCTGGGCTTGAGCATTGTCAAGCACATCATCAGCAACCATGGCGGTGAGGTGACACTGTGGTCGGCCCCCAAATTGGGCTCCACCTTCACCGTGCGGCTGCCCCAACTTTCCAACCAATCGTCCGACGGCGGTAAGCACCCCCACGCCGACCGGCACCCAGGCTTGATCTAA